A genomic stretch from Nitrospira sp. includes:
- a CDS encoding multicopper oxidase domain-containing protein, translating into MRKVSGSRSCRAHRMAASLPAALLVSSLLASPMGLAADQHGHHGDVGEASAEKVIYREGGSVLHDRMMEEVKRQQESIGQKGGYSTGANSHMLQQGVLLVTEDPAKVAVSGGQRCPATAPVKDYHVSAINIEITLSRFLDYFPGYMYVLTENVEKARGEESVNKAARDKDNDPGASTNGLQGDIIQPLVIRANQGDCLKLTLHNDIKEEPTNLVINGSSMVVAATGKPATPSNADATVQPGASQAFEWYIKPDTQEGARFLRSHASRDQFNQGLIGMLVVEPRGSRYLSPFDGQPMASGWEVMIEDPNGADFREFAIFYHEAGDEAFRLLNKKGEMLPQRDPHTDSYRPGARLLNYRSEPHGTRIELQAHMGFYGDESMAYGSYTFGDPATTVPRSYLGDPAKFRMAGGSEIVHSHHLHGGSIRWARQPGNSNLDFAASSNGPVKFPLISDTSDRLDVQSIGPTEIYDQVIEGGSGGLQALAGEFVFHCHIPQHYVTGMWGFWRVYNTLQQPGFQTDVMKPLVELPDRIGRMKAGLSSDKLVGTTVDWYGGKKFEITKDKTDWKATPAKVSVKDWVEMQLPPQGKPGHKNTEKEQTLAYDSTVNDWGWDGAKALTEPETGYDWVNYKSPTPGKRTDILFDPRSGKLSWPWLRPHLGRRVPFSPSHSGAPWLEPIHRREDGSNSTEPSKPGENGPWSLCPEGAPLKKFNIHAITLPITLKQATAKTPAIVDPDGLLYVLHEEEQEVRKNPAKQMPLVIRGNVQDCIDVVYKSELKDDARQGFSSKTNLHPHMFQFDTQASDGPIIGFSYEMSLRPFTILKDEHPGKGMPVPMNTTLDADAAKGATSIKVKDASRFHVKTELGVGMDEVEGFESARISKIDGNTITFERPLKYEHKKGEIASVEWIRERWYVDADFGTTFWHDHVFGLDGWGHGFYSTFIAEPPRSTYHDPVTGKELRSGPVADIHTTEPVSAHIRGSFREIVTQVMDSNPRTSELITADNPQARVGAVSVDGTPSAVYPAKLNLSPMKFLNGGEATTGGGFNMRVEPLSVRLANNPDPSQLFSSRIHGDPETPMLRAYLGDPIVVRLIEGSANEVHSWHISGHWFPMERYSKNSIPRSSLHVVIGERYDAAIPAAGGPQQMAGDYPYYSGRASHFVEGSWGLFRVLDKADATLRPLPGREEIPQSAKSVCPADAPVKSFNVAAIDKAIRYNKGTPGVMEVDLERKMVLGNETGKMYVLEGEKTKVAAGSIEPSPLTLHVNVGDCIKVNLKNEMAKERAGFHVDMLAYDPKESMGINAGNNPGDQTVAPGQSRTYTFFAHPEFGENAALIQDWGNVIENPRNGLFGAIVIGPKGSQYRDPVTGDDLAQKSSWKADVIVDRSLPGNMARQNYRSFALLFQDEDNIIGTSFMPYIQKVAGVTAVNYRSEPTDYRTEKGCAYSEVFACVKTGDQPVTPSIAAHVGDPVVIHVLGAFSEQVQLFSVSGHEWKHEPYMSGADLVSTMEFGGAEVINAWLHGGAGGPNGIPGNYLWLNQRPGYLDAGHWGTLTVLDRDSRAILPLAGQAPATQQAEQTAPVQSVPVSMKTN; encoded by the coding sequence AGGTATCGGGTTCGCGCAGTTGCCGCGCTCACCGCATGGCAGCAAGTCTGCCGGCAGCGCTGCTCGTCAGCAGTCTGCTGGCATCCCCGATGGGACTGGCCGCAGACCAGCATGGCCACCACGGCGACGTGGGGGAGGCATCGGCGGAGAAAGTGATTTATCGCGAGGGCGGATCGGTCTTGCATGACCGCATGATGGAGGAGGTCAAGCGTCAGCAGGAATCGATCGGTCAAAAAGGCGGCTACAGCACAGGCGCCAACAGTCACATGTTGCAGCAGGGTGTCCTCCTGGTGACGGAGGATCCGGCGAAAGTCGCAGTGTCGGGCGGGCAGCGCTGTCCGGCTACCGCTCCAGTGAAAGACTATCACGTCTCGGCGATCAACATCGAAATCACGCTGAGCCGGTTCCTCGACTATTTCCCCGGCTACATGTATGTGCTGACGGAGAACGTCGAGAAGGCCCGCGGTGAAGAATCCGTGAACAAGGCGGCGCGGGACAAGGACAACGATCCCGGCGCCTCGACGAACGGGTTGCAGGGCGACATCATCCAGCCCCTCGTGATCCGGGCCAACCAGGGCGATTGTCTCAAGCTCACGTTGCACAACGACATCAAGGAAGAGCCGACGAATCTCGTGATCAACGGCTCGTCGATGGTGGTGGCGGCGACCGGCAAGCCGGCGACGCCGTCAAATGCAGACGCCACTGTACAGCCGGGCGCCAGCCAGGCGTTCGAGTGGTACATCAAGCCGGACACCCAGGAGGGTGCTCGGTTCCTCCGGTCGCATGCGTCACGCGACCAGTTCAACCAGGGCTTGATCGGTATGCTCGTCGTGGAGCCGCGCGGCTCACGCTATCTCAGCCCGTTCGACGGCCAGCCGATGGCCAGCGGGTGGGAAGTCATGATCGAAGATCCGAACGGCGCGGACTTCCGCGAGTTCGCGATTTTCTATCATGAAGCCGGCGACGAAGCGTTCCGCCTCTTGAACAAGAAGGGCGAAATGCTGCCCCAACGTGATCCCCACACCGACTCGTACCGCCCCGGTGCGAGGCTGCTGAACTATCGCAGTGAACCGCACGGGACGCGCATCGAGTTGCAGGCCCACATGGGCTTCTACGGCGATGAGTCCATGGCCTACGGGTCCTACACGTTCGGCGACCCGGCCACGACCGTTCCTCGATCCTATCTCGGCGATCCGGCCAAGTTCCGGATGGCGGGCGGGTCGGAAATCGTGCACTCACACCATCTGCACGGCGGCTCCATCCGCTGGGCGCGCCAGCCGGGCAACAGCAATCTCGACTTCGCGGCCTCCAGCAACGGGCCGGTGAAGTTCCCGCTCATCAGCGACACCTCCGATCGGTTGGACGTCCAATCCATCGGTCCGACGGAGATCTACGATCAGGTGATCGAAGGCGGATCGGGTGGCTTGCAGGCATTGGCCGGCGAGTTCGTGTTCCATTGCCACATCCCGCAGCACTATGTGACGGGCATGTGGGGCTTCTGGCGCGTGTACAACACGCTGCAGCAGCCGGGCTTCCAGACCGACGTGATGAAGCCGTTGGTCGAATTACCGGACCGGATCGGCCGCATGAAGGCGGGTCTGTCGAGCGACAAGCTCGTCGGGACCACGGTCGATTGGTACGGCGGCAAGAAGTTCGAAATCACCAAGGACAAGACCGATTGGAAGGCGACTCCGGCCAAGGTCTCGGTGAAGGATTGGGTTGAAATGCAGTTGCCGCCGCAAGGCAAGCCGGGTCACAAGAACACCGAGAAGGAACAGACCTTGGCCTACGATTCGACGGTCAACGACTGGGGGTGGGACGGCGCCAAGGCGCTCACCGAGCCGGAGACCGGGTATGACTGGGTGAACTATAAGTCGCCGACACCGGGGAAGCGGACGGATATCCTGTTCGATCCGCGCAGCGGGAAGCTGTCCTGGCCGTGGCTGAGGCCGCATCTCGGACGGCGCGTGCCCTTCTCACCGAGCCACAGCGGCGCGCCGTGGCTGGAGCCGATCCATCGGCGCGAGGACGGCAGTAACTCGACGGAGCCGTCCAAGCCGGGGGAAAACGGGCCCTGGAGCTTGTGTCCGGAAGGGGCTCCTCTCAAGAAGTTCAACATCCACGCGATCACCTTGCCGATCACGTTGAAGCAGGCGACGGCCAAGACACCGGCGATCGTGGATCCGGATGGATTGCTCTATGTGCTGCATGAAGAAGAGCAGGAAGTCCGGAAGAATCCGGCCAAACAGATGCCGCTGGTGATCCGCGGCAACGTGCAAGATTGCATCGACGTCGTGTACAAGAGCGAGTTGAAAGATGATGCGCGGCAAGGGTTCTCCAGCAAGACGAACCTGCACCCGCACATGTTCCAGTTCGACACGCAGGCGTCGGACGGTCCCATCATCGGCTTCTCCTATGAGATGTCGTTGCGGCCCTTCACGATTCTGAAGGACGAGCATCCTGGCAAAGGCATGCCGGTTCCGATGAACACGACGCTGGACGCGGATGCCGCGAAGGGCGCGACCAGCATCAAGGTGAAGGATGCCTCCCGGTTCCACGTCAAGACCGAATTGGGCGTGGGCATGGACGAAGTGGAGGGATTCGAATCGGCCCGCATCAGCAAGATCGACGGCAACACCATCACCTTCGAGCGGCCGCTGAAGTATGAGCACAAGAAAGGCGAGATTGCGTCCGTGGAATGGATCCGCGAGCGCTGGTATGTGGACGCCGATTTCGGCACCACCTTCTGGCACGACCATGTGTTCGGCCTGGACGGCTGGGGCCACGGCTTCTACTCCACCTTCATCGCCGAACCGCCGCGGTCCACCTATCATGACCCGGTGACCGGGAAAGAGCTGCGGAGCGGGCCGGTGGCGGACATTCACACTACCGAGCCGGTGTCCGCGCATATCCGGGGCTCCTTCCGTGAAATCGTGACGCAGGTCATGGATTCCAATCCCCGGACCTCGGAGCTGATCACGGCCGATAATCCACAGGCGAGAGTGGGGGCCGTTTCGGTGGACGGGACTCCGTCCGCGGTCTATCCGGCCAAACTCAACCTGTCGCCGATGAAGTTTTTGAACGGCGGCGAAGCGACGACCGGGGGCGGCTTCAATATGCGCGTGGAGCCGTTGTCGGTGCGGTTAGCGAACAATCCCGATCCGTCGCAGCTGTTCAGCAGCCGGATCCACGGCGATCCCGAGACCCCGATGTTGCGGGCGTACCTGGGCGATCCGATCGTGGTCCGGTTGATCGAAGGATCGGCCAATGAAGTGCATTCCTGGCACATCAGCGGCCACTGGTTCCCGATGGAGCGGTACAGCAAGAACTCCATTCCCAGGAGTTCGCTGCACGTGGTGATCGGCGAGCGGTACGATGCGGCCATTCCGGCCGCAGGAGGACCGCAACAGATGGCGGGCGACTACCCCTACTACAGCGGTCGCGCGTCGCATTTCGTGGAAGGCAGCTGGGGCCTCTTCCGGGTGCTGGATAAAGCGGATGCCACACTGAGGCCGCTGCCGGGCCGTGAAGAGATTCCGCAGTCGGCCAAGTCCGTCTGCCCGGCCGATGCGCCGGTGAAGAGCTTCAACGTGGCCGCCATCGACAAGGCGATTCGCTACAACAAGGGAACGCCCGGCGTGATGGAGGTGGATCTGGAGCGGAAGATGGTGTTGGGCAACGAGACCGGCAAGATGTACGTGCTCGAAGGCGAAAAGACCAAGGTCGCCGCGGGCAGCATTGAACCGAGCCCGTTGACCCTGCACGTGAACGTGGGCGATTGCATCAAGGTCAATCTCAAGAACGAGATGGCCAAGGAGCGGGCCGGGTTCCATGTGGACATGCTGGCATACGATCCCAAGGAATCGATGGGGATCAACGCCGGGAACAACCCCGGCGACCAGACGGTCGCGCCGGGGCAGAGCCGGACCTACACGTTCTTCGCTCATCCGGAGTTCGGGGAGAACGCCGCCCTGATTCAGGACTGGGGGAATGTGATTGAGAATCCGCGGAACGGGCTCTTCGGAGCGATCGTCATCGGCCCGAAGGGATCGCAGTATCGCGATCCGGTGACCGGCGACGATCTGGCCCAGAAGAGTTCCTGGAAGGCGGACGTGATTGTGGATCGGAGCCTGCCGGGCAACATGGCTCGACAGAACTATCGGTCCTTCGCGCTCCTGTTCCAGGACGAGGACAACATCATCGGCACCAGCTTCATGCCCTATATCCAAAAGGTGGCAGGCGTGACGGCGGTGAACTACCGGTCCGAGCCGACCGATTACCGGACCGAGAAAGGCTGTGCGTACAGCGAAGTGTTTGCCTGCGTGAAGACGGGCGACCAGCCGGTGACGCCGAGCATCGCGGCGCATGTCGGCGACCCGGTCGTGATTCACGTGCTGGGCGCCTTCAGCGAACAGGTGCAACTGTTCAGCGTGTCGGGCCATGAGTGGAAGCACGAGCCCTACATGAGCGGAGCGGATCTCGTGAGCACGATGGAGTTCGGCGGCGCCGAGGTCATCAATGCCTGGCTG